A DNA window from Cobetia marina contains the following coding sequences:
- a CDS encoding cupin domain-containing protein, producing the protein MNAGSFFINDEQDWQDVEPGIQRKIVAHTPDLMAVCVKFDLGAVGTPHQHEIHDQIGYVVQGAFEVELDGEKRRLGPGDAFVAPHHTLHGAVALESESVVIDLFSPRRDDMLTP; encoded by the coding sequence ATGAACGCAGGCAGTTTCTTCATCAACGACGAACAGGATTGGCAGGATGTCGAGCCGGGCATCCAGCGCAAGATCGTCGCCCACACTCCGGACCTGATGGCTGTATGCGTCAAGTTCGACCTCGGTGCCGTCGGCACGCCCCATCAGCACGAGATTCATGACCAGATCGGCTACGTCGTGCAGGGCGCATTTGAGGTCGAGCTTGACGGCGAGAAGCGCCGGCTCGGGCCGGGCGATGCCTTCGTCGCACCGCATCACACCCTGCATGGCGCCGTGGCGCTGGAGTCAGAGAGTGTGGTGATCGATCTCTTCTCGCCGCGCCGCGATGACATGCTGACACCGTGA
- the kdgR gene encoding DNA-binding transcriptional regulator KdgR, with product MSSETKAAEAKVDNVTAVMKVMAVLEGLDIDHESSLAELSQRAMMSKSTAYRFLQTLKNLGYVAQDSESEKYRLTMKAFVLGSSALGNMDLIKMADPDMAALSQLTREAVHLGTLDASTGEIVYVHKYNSHFNLCMNTRIGDRCPAHTTAMGKALMSRMTEAQLEHLLTLQPLEPRTERTLTSRQALDEQLAQARQSGLAEDLEEMDAGVCCFATPILDHTGKAIAALSMSIPTIRYHQDITLAYKANLCESGRNISRQLGWKGTD from the coding sequence ATGTCTTCAGAAACCAAGGCTGCCGAAGCCAAGGTCGACAACGTCACCGCGGTGATGAAGGTGATGGCAGTGCTGGAGGGGCTGGATATCGATCATGAGTCCAGCCTCGCCGAACTCTCGCAGCGTGCCATGATGTCGAAAAGCACTGCTTATCGGTTTCTTCAGACACTCAAGAACCTCGGATATGTCGCCCAGGACAGCGAAAGCGAGAAATACCGCCTGACCATGAAAGCCTTCGTGCTGGGCAGTTCAGCCTTGGGCAACATGGACCTGATCAAGATGGCGGACCCCGACATGGCCGCCCTGTCGCAATTGACCCGTGAAGCGGTTCACCTGGGCACTCTGGATGCCAGCACCGGGGAGATCGTCTATGTCCACAAGTACAACTCGCACTTCAATCTGTGCATGAATACCCGCATCGGTGACCGTTGCCCCGCGCACACCACTGCCATGGGCAAGGCGCTGATGTCACGCATGACCGAAGCCCAGCTTGAGCACCTGCTGACACTGCAACCACTGGAACCGCGTACCGAGCGCACGCTGACCTCGCGTCAGGCGCTGGATGAGCAGCTCGCACAGGCGCGTCAGTCGGGTCTGGCAGAAGATCTCGAGGAAATGGACGCCGGAGTGTGCTGTTTCGCGACACCGATTCTTGATCACACCGGCAAGGCCATTGCCGCCTTGAGCATGTCCATCCCCACCATTCGCTATCACCAGGACATCACCCTGGCCTACAAGGCCAACCTGTGTGAATCCGGGCGCAATATTTCCCGCCAACTTGGCTGGAAGGGAACGGATTGA
- a CDS encoding SDR family NAD(P)-dependent oxidoreductase, with product MFEDLKDRRVLVTGSTAGIGLEVARAFLAAGAKVVLHGSRSPSQAESLLSELSAPGRVFYLQADVRETAQCEALVKQAVEAMGGLDVLVNNAGGLGGRQGLESIDDDFFDNVIDLNIRSVVMVTRFAIESLRASARQSGQSSSVITTGSIAGREGGGLGACLYGGSKAMVHNLHRNWVKEFTKDSIRFNTVAPGTIDTAFHADKSDALKQTIAGSIAMGRFGECQEMAPTYLYLASHAASGYVTGQVIDVNGGQMCP from the coding sequence ATGTTTGAAGATCTCAAGGACAGACGTGTATTGGTGACCGGTTCCACTGCAGGCATCGGGCTTGAGGTGGCGCGAGCCTTCCTGGCGGCAGGTGCCAAGGTCGTGCTGCACGGCAGCCGGAGCCCGTCTCAGGCGGAATCGCTGCTGAGCGAGCTTTCCGCGCCGGGACGCGTGTTCTATCTGCAGGCGGACGTGCGCGAGACGGCTCAGTGCGAGGCGCTGGTGAAGCAGGCCGTCGAGGCCATGGGCGGACTGGACGTGCTGGTCAACAATGCCGGCGGTCTTGGCGGGCGCCAGGGGCTCGAGAGCATTGACGATGACTTCTTCGACAATGTCATCGACCTCAACATTCGCTCGGTGGTGATGGTGACGCGCTTCGCGATTGAGTCGCTGCGCGCCTCGGCCCGCCAGTCCGGACAGAGCAGCAGCGTGATCACGACCGGGTCGATCGCGGGGCGTGAAGGCGGTGGCCTGGGCGCGTGCCTCTACGGTGGCAGCAAGGCGATGGTGCACAACCTGCATCGCAACTGGGTCAAGGAATTCACCAAGGACAGTATCCGCTTCAATACCGTGGCGCCGGGCACCATCGATACGGCCTTCCATGCCGACAAGAGCGATGCGCTCAAGCAGACCATCGCCGGCAGCATCGCCATGGGGCGCTTCGGCGAGTGCCAGGAAATGGCGCCGACCTACCTCTATCTCGCCTCGCATGCGGCCAGTGGCTATGTCACCGGCCAGGTGATCGACGTCAATGGTGGGCAGATGTGTCCGTGA
- a CDS encoding polysaccharide lyase family 7 protein, with protein MTAFLLAASAGIISSPSAANDTPPGETFDLGTWKLTLPMDADGNGKVDEIKVSDLQSYRHSDYFYLDDDSHMVFVTPNSAFTTPNSSNARTELRQMLRGTDTSIGTHDPKNNFALASHEKADEFAQIGGYLEATLRVEHVAERSKKPDRKSAYSVVIGQIHAGKDQALMEANEGFGHGNEPLKIFYKKLPDQDTGSVFWNYEKNLAKEDPKRTDVSYAVWGNDWSSNADPGKEGISLGETFSYKVEVKGDIMHLTFNSDGHPTRNFEINLADNVDANGKVDADDLPAGYAGDWMYFKAGSYNQCNTKASSNACEGTGVWETDKANGDYAKVVFSELKSGKIQ; from the coding sequence GTGACAGCATTTCTCCTCGCTGCCAGTGCAGGTATCATTTCATCGCCAAGTGCTGCCAATGACACTCCCCCCGGAGAGACATTCGATCTCGGAACCTGGAAGCTGACACTGCCGATGGACGCCGACGGCAATGGCAAGGTGGATGAAATCAAGGTGTCAGACCTTCAGAGCTATCGTCACTCTGACTATTTCTATCTCGACGATGATTCCCATATGGTCTTCGTGACGCCCAACAGTGCCTTCACGACGCCAAATTCAAGCAATGCCCGCACGGAACTGCGTCAGATGCTACGCGGTACCGACACCAGCATCGGCACCCATGATCCGAAGAACAACTTCGCACTCGCCTCGCATGAAAAGGCCGATGAATTCGCTCAGATAGGCGGCTACCTTGAGGCCACGTTGCGCGTGGAACATGTCGCGGAGCGTTCGAAGAAACCAGACAGGAAGTCAGCCTATTCGGTGGTCATCGGCCAGATACATGCTGGCAAGGACCAGGCATTGATGGAGGCGAATGAAGGCTTTGGGCATGGCAACGAGCCACTCAAGATCTTCTACAAGAAGCTGCCGGATCAGGACACTGGCTCGGTGTTCTGGAACTACGAGAAGAATCTCGCCAAGGAAGATCCCAAACGCACGGATGTCAGCTATGCGGTATGGGGCAACGACTGGAGCAGCAATGCTGATCCCGGCAAGGAAGGCATTTCGCTGGGCGAGACCTTCAGCTACAAAGTCGAGGTCAAGGGCGACATCATGCATTTGACCTTCAATTCGGACGGCCATCCGACACGCAATTTCGAGATCAACCTTGCCGACAATGTCGATGCCAACGGCAAGGTGGACGCAGATGACCTTCCGGCGGGCTACGCCGGTGACTGGATGTACTTCAAGGCGGGCTCCTACAACCAGTGCAACACCAAGGCCAGTTCCAATGCCTGTGAAGGTACGGGCGTATGGGAAACCGACAAGGCCAACGGCGACTACGCCAAGGTGGTCTTCTCTGAGCTGAAAAGTGGCAAGATTCAGTGA
- a CDS encoding BKACE family enzyme, translated as MNRKTILTCAITGAGDTASKNPNVPVTPKQIADDCIAAAKAGASVAHIHVRDPETGGISHSTEHFREVMDRVRSADTDIVMNITAGGGGDWIPDVNDPTRGGPGTDIQTPAERHAPIQELLPELCTLDCGSLNFGDMVYINTADWLREHARLVQAAGVKPELECFDLGHVWFARQLQQEGLLDDDLLFQLCLGIPWGAEADTETMLTMKNKLPTNSNWAAFGIGRMQMPMVAQAVLLGGHARVGLEDNLYLSKGVMATNAQLVEKSSGIIENLGSSVMTPAETRAFLKLRDPSTGKTAGDVAALETAGGVA; from the coding sequence ATGAATCGCAAGACTATCCTGACATGCGCCATCACTGGCGCGGGTGATACCGCCAGCAAGAACCCGAATGTCCCGGTGACGCCGAAGCAGATCGCCGATGACTGCATCGCGGCCGCCAAGGCCGGTGCCAGCGTGGCCCACATTCACGTGCGTGATCCGGAGACCGGCGGCATCAGCCACTCCACCGAGCACTTCCGTGAGGTCATGGACCGCGTGCGTTCCGCCGACACCGACATCGTCATGAACATCACCGCCGGTGGCGGCGGTGACTGGATTCCGGACGTCAACGACCCGACTCGTGGTGGCCCGGGCACCGACATTCAGACCCCGGCCGAGCGTCACGCGCCGATCCAAGAACTGCTGCCGGAACTGTGCACCCTGGACTGCGGCAGCCTGAACTTCGGCGACATGGTCTACATCAACACCGCTGATTGGCTGCGCGAGCACGCTCGTCTGGTGCAGGCCGCTGGCGTCAAGCCGGAGCTCGAGTGCTTCGACCTGGGCCACGTCTGGTTCGCTCGCCAGCTGCAGCAGGAAGGCCTGCTCGACGACGACCTGCTGTTCCAGCTGTGCCTGGGCATTCCGTGGGGCGCGGAAGCCGACACCGAAACCATGCTGACCATGAAGAACAAGCTGCCGACCAACTCCAACTGGGCAGCCTTCGGTATCGGCCGCATGCAGATGCCGATGGTCGCACAGGCCGTGCTGCTGGGCGGTCACGCTCGCGTCGGTCTCGAAGACAACCTTTATCTGTCCAAGGGCGTGATGGCGACCAATGCGCAGCTGGTCGAGAAGTCCTCTGGCATCATCGAGAACCTGGGCTCCAGCGTGATGACCCCGGCCGAGACTCGCGCCTTCCTCAAGCTGCGTGATCCGTCCACCGGCAAGACCGCCGGCGACGTGGCAGCCCTCGAAACCGCAGGAGGTGTCGCATGA